From a region of the Listeria monocytogenes ATCC 19117 genome:
- a CDS encoding lmo0514 family class 1 internalin, whose translation MKKALKLFLATICMFIMIYPSTAAHAEETNIVNIPDANLKTYLNGLLKQASDAPITKTQMNTIQTVTLSGSTYTDLTGLEEAGNLVTLSLNNTNIQTLEPIKNQTSLTYLTVGGDNVKDSLFVDLNGLVNLQSLSISGSEVTHNVFKTFNKLPKLTYLYAQNSMKITDISALASLPALTTLFLQFDGIDDFRPLNDFESFKNGNLKALAAFGQNTGRTNPRITLKSGKLDYNETNQTLYLPFSMMPKPLTSFDGTVAPFSKSTSASNTYLGFNDVALPSARLSITDDGITVSGVTKEEFDNLDEIEYNARYDFPTGSYPTPPSMNSYTISSGTYDQYFDISHTLDLTADESFDYNQYDATSEEQFLKDVHAETDDGTAVKSDFDQVVKLDVPGEYTVTLNAENAAGLKATPVTVKVTVHEKPVITADSQISYKKESTKSVDEFLQEIHSSVTGNAVLTSDFDKVVDLNTPGEYTVTLNAINDRGQKADPVTVVVTVTTSDGEHVNPVPPTPEVKPTPQEETDPTIIPEPQSENSEDQVKENNAKTEEKANKTSLTTKENKVEKADKAEKTNQPKTKALPQTGDTNKSTLPIAGVMLSLAALLIFRKSKS comes from the coding sequence ATGAAAAAAGCACTGAAACTATTTCTTGCGACGATTTGTATGTTCATAATGATATATCCTTCCACAGCAGCTCACGCAGAAGAAACGAATATTGTTAATATTCCTGATGCAAATCTTAAAACCTATCTTAATGGTCTGCTCAAGCAAGCAAGTGATGCACCAATTACTAAAACACAAATGAACACTATCCAAACCGTTACACTTTCTGGCAGCACTTATACAGACTTGACGGGTTTGGAGGAAGCTGGAAATCTGGTAACACTATCTCTTAACAATACTAACATCCAAACACTTGAACCGATTAAAAACCAAACTTCTTTGACTTACTTAACAGTGGGCGGAGACAATGTAAAAGATAGTCTTTTCGTAGATTTAAATGGACTTGTTAATTTACAAAGTCTTAGTATCAGCGGAAGCGAAGTGACACATAATGTCTTTAAGACTTTCAATAAGTTGCCAAAGTTAACTTATCTTTATGCGCAAAACTCCATGAAAATCACAGATATTTCTGCGCTTGCTTCCTTACCAGCCTTAACGACACTATTCTTACAATTTGATGGCATTGATGATTTTAGACCTTTAAATGACTTTGAAAGTTTTAAAAATGGCAACTTGAAAGCTCTTGCTGCTTTTGGGCAAAATACAGGGCGCACGAATCCAAGAATTACACTTAAATCTGGTAAGTTAGATTATAATGAAACAAACCAAACGTTATATTTACCATTTTCGATGATGCCAAAACCTTTAACGAGTTTTGATGGCACTGTTGCACCATTTTCTAAATCGACTTCCGCAAGTAATACTTATTTAGGATTTAATGATGTGGCACTCCCAAGCGCACGTCTATCCATTACCGATGATGGTATTACAGTCAGCGGTGTAACAAAAGAAGAATTCGACAATCTTGATGAAATTGAATATAATGCACGCTATGATTTTCCGACTGGAAGTTACCCGACACCACCAAGCATGAATTCTTATACCATTTCCAGCGGGACATATGATCAATATTTTGATATTAGCCACACGCTAGATTTAACGGCGGATGAAAGTTTTGACTATAATCAATACGATGCAACATCAGAAGAACAATTTTTAAAAGATGTACATGCTGAAACAGATGATGGCACAGCAGTAAAGAGCGATTTTGATCAAGTAGTTAAGCTTGATGTACCGGGTGAATATACCGTGACATTAAATGCGGAAAACGCTGCAGGACTAAAAGCAACTCCCGTAACAGTTAAAGTAACCGTTCATGAAAAACCAGTTATTACAGCCGATTCCCAAATTTCTTATAAAAAAGAATCAACTAAATCAGTCGACGAATTTTTGCAAGAAATCCATAGTTCGGTAACTGGAAATGCAGTTTTAACTAGTGATTTTGATAAAGTAGTAGATTTAAACACCCCAGGCGAATACACCGTAACTTTAAATGCAATAAATGATCGCGGCCAAAAAGCAGACCCTGTAACCGTAGTTGTGACAGTGACTACTAGCGACGGCGAACATGTTAATCCGGTTCCACCAACACCAGAAGTAAAACCCACACCTCAAGAAGAAACCGACCCAACAATCATCCCAGAACCTCAAAGCGAAAATTCAGAAGACCAAGTGAAAGAAAATAATGCAAAAACAGAAGAAAAAGCAAATAAAACTTCTTTAACAACGAAAGAAAACAAAGTAGAAAAAGCAGATAAAGCAGAAAAAACAAATCAACCGAAAACAAAAGCTTTGCCACAAACTGGTGATACTAATAAGAGCACCTTACCAATCGCAGGAGTAATGCTGAGTTTAGCGGCACTGCTGATTTTCAGAAAAAGCAAATCTTAA
- a CDS encoding universal stress protein produces MEKYHRILVAVDGSEPAKLAFEKGLELALKLDGVLGIASIVDLRAFSPNVSYDGSLEEKAELELKTSVNEYAEKARTAGVKQVETFVAKGNPKILLSTDIPAEFQADLIICGATGMNRVEKLVLGSVSSYIMAHAICDTLIAR; encoded by the coding sequence ATGGAAAAATATCATCGCATTCTTGTAGCAGTGGATGGTTCTGAACCAGCAAAATTAGCCTTTGAAAAAGGACTGGAACTAGCGCTAAAATTAGACGGTGTGCTTGGAATTGCTAGTATTGTCGATTTACGTGCCTTTTCCCCGAATGTTTCTTATGATGGCAGCTTAGAAGAAAAAGCCGAACTAGAATTAAAAACGAGCGTTAATGAATACGCAGAAAAAGCTAGAACGGCAGGAGTGAAACAAGTAGAAACTTTTGTTGCTAAAGGTAATCCGAAAATCTTACTTTCCACAGACATTCCAGCAGAGTTCCAAGCAGATTTAATTATTTGCGGAGCGACTGGGATGAACCGAGTAGAAAAGCTAGTTCTTGGTAGTGTTTCTTCTTATATTATGGCTCATGCAATTTGCGATACTTTAATAGCTAGATAA
- a CDS encoding CapA family protein gives MKRRTYVIITGLVLIFVAGAFWITNSTNQSDQKATQTEPLKKTSPANVKTISSEAKKTLNSLASSGADKASISDLNQLIKELKSYPVEKNDSGAYLQNLTACLEAVKSYTTGKTDEKTLGKVYPAFLASEQKLSAIEKTNQYDWFYAAAATNQQGLKEKGVVTLTMVGDNSFGTYPETPEHLKFDNVFQKNNGNNTYVYKNCLPWFKSDDYTVINAESAFTNATKAENKKWRIKSDPAHVAFLPASGVEAANLANNHTMDYFQVGYDDTLKAFKENNIPVFNTDAPLETTIKGMKTVLLGYDCRMSQQSPAYLERIVKDVKKYKKENTLVIVNMHWGVEYRETPTDYQTQFGHAILDAGADIIMGSHPHRLESVEKYKDKYIVYSMGDFAFGADPTLLSRMTSMFQLRFTKEDNKIVLKDISIVPTYENSDGSTTENNYQPLPVFGDDAKKIVDELNRISKPIEGGVTEYTYFDPF, from the coding sequence TTGAAGAGACGTACCTATGTTATTATTACTGGTTTAGTACTTATTTTTGTCGCTGGTGCTTTTTGGATTACAAATTCTACTAATCAATCTGACCAAAAAGCCACTCAAACCGAGCCACTAAAAAAAACAAGTCCAGCTAATGTTAAAACCATTTCATCAGAAGCTAAGAAAACCTTGAATTCCCTAGCAAGTTCAGGAGCTGACAAAGCTTCTATTTCCGATTTAAATCAATTAATTAAAGAACTAAAATCCTATCCAGTTGAAAAAAATGATTCTGGCGCCTATCTCCAAAATCTCACAGCCTGTTTAGAAGCTGTAAAATCGTATACGACCGGCAAAACAGATGAAAAAACGCTTGGGAAAGTATATCCTGCTTTTCTTGCAAGTGAACAAAAACTATCAGCCATCGAAAAAACAAATCAATATGATTGGTTTTATGCCGCAGCCGCAACCAATCAACAAGGTTTGAAAGAAAAAGGTGTTGTCACTTTGACCATGGTTGGCGATAATTCATTTGGAACCTATCCTGAAACGCCCGAACACCTCAAATTCGATAACGTATTCCAAAAAAACAACGGCAATAATACCTATGTTTATAAAAACTGCCTTCCTTGGTTTAAATCTGATGACTACACTGTCATTAACGCTGAAAGTGCCTTTACGAATGCAACAAAAGCAGAAAATAAAAAATGGCGCATCAAAAGTGACCCTGCACACGTCGCCTTTTTACCAGCGAGCGGTGTAGAAGCAGCAAATTTGGCCAATAACCATACAATGGATTACTTCCAAGTTGGTTACGATGACACATTAAAGGCTTTTAAAGAGAATAATATTCCTGTTTTCAATACCGACGCTCCACTTGAAACAACCATTAAAGGGATGAAAACTGTTCTACTAGGCTACGATTGCCGTATGAGTCAGCAATCTCCTGCTTATCTTGAAAGAATTGTAAAAGACGTGAAGAAATACAAAAAAGAAAATACTCTCGTTATCGTTAATATGCACTGGGGCGTCGAATATCGCGAAACACCAACGGATTATCAAACCCAATTTGGTCATGCGATTTTAGATGCTGGTGCTGATATAATTATGGGCTCTCACCCTCATCGCCTAGAAAGCGTTGAAAAATATAAAGATAAATACATCGTTTATAGCATGGGCGACTTTGCTTTTGGAGCTGATCCTACGCTACTTTCCCGTATGACATCGATGTTCCAACTGCGCTTTACGAAGGAAGATAATAAAATCGTTCTAAAAGATATTTCTATCGTTCCAACTTATGAAAATTCAGATGGTAGTACGACAGAAAACAATTATCAACCGCTCCCTGTGTTTGGTGATGATGCTAAAAAAATCGTCGATGAACTTAACCGTATTAGTAAACCTATCGAGGGCGGCGTAACAGAATACACTTACTTCGATCCGTTTTGA